A stretch of DNA from Maridesulfovibrio sp.:
TTTCAGTACTTCTACTGTCGATATGCCGGATGTGCTGGCAAGATGGTCTATCTCCACTGCTGTAAAGGCCTTGATTGCCGAGTCGGGGAATTCCTTTTTTATCTCCACGAAGGTTTCTTCGAAAAATTCAAGCGGGATGTCGTGATGGCATCCGCCGACAACATGGACCTCACGCGGGGGAATCGGAGCGTCTTTAAGTTTCCGGATGATTTCCTCCCTGCTGAGCCTGAAGGCTCCTTCTTCGCCACGAACACGGGCGTAGGCGCAGAAAAGGCATCCGTTAACACATATGTTTGTGTAGTTGATGTGGCGGTTTATGACGTAAAAAGTCTTATTCCCGTGCAGGGCGCGGCGTTTGATTGATGCCAGGGCTCCAAGGGCGTTCAGGTCCGGGCAGCTGTAGAGTTTAAGACCGTCTTCAACGGACAGCCGCTCTCCGGCGAGAACCTTATCCAGAATGGAGCCGAGTCCTGCGTTTTGAAAGTAATTTTTTGAAATCATTTGTTCACCTTTGTTCTGCAGTAGATAAAAGTCGGGTCCGGCCATGTCAATACTGGATTTCCGGCTCGTTACGATATAGAAATCAGGGTATGAGAAAAATACTTGAAGTGGGCTATTCTCCATGCCCCAATGATACGTTTATATTCCATGCCCTTGCCAGCGGTGCTGTCCGGATTGAGCCTTTCAGCCTGAATATCACCCTTGCCGATGTGGAAGAGCTCAATTCCCTGGCCCGGTCGGGACGTATGGATGTCTGCAAGGTCTCGGCACACGCTGCCGCCCATATCATGAATGATTATGTCCTGCTGCGTGCAGGCGGAGCCATGGGGCGCGGAGTCGGTCCTCTTCTGCTTTCCGGAGAACCTTGTACCATAGGTGACCTGAATGGCAAGCGCGTAGCCATACCTGGACGCAACACCACAGCAAATCTCCTTTTCGGTCTTCTCTGCCGGGAGTCCGGGGTTCGGGTTGAAACCGAGGAAATGGTTTTCGACCGGATCATGCCTGCGGTGAAAGAGGGCAGAGTTGCGGCCGGGGTAGTCATTCACGAAGGCCGTTTCACCTATCAGACCATGGGATTGTCAAAAATAGAGGACCTTGGTCGATGGTGGGAGGATTTTTCCGGTCTGCCCATACCGCTTGGCTCCATTGCCATCAAACGCTCTCTTGGACCGGAGATCGCTTCACTCGTCAATTCTGCCATCCGCAAGAGCCTGACGTTATCACACGTGGATTCAAGTCTGGCCTGGCCTTATATCAAAGAACATGCGCAGGAGATGGATGATGCGGTCATCCGCGAGCACATTGAAACGTTCGTTACCGATTACTCAATGGATGTCGGTGAAGAAGGTGAGCAGGCTGTTTCCAGACTTCTGCGTGAAGCTGCTTTGATGGACAATATTGTCCTGCCCGACCTACCTGTCTTTATTGATGCGTGACCGCTGTTTTTAGACCGGGGCTTCGGCCTTATCTTTATCCGATCTGTCCCTGTTTCTGTCCTGACTGAGTATGACGCCGGTCATGACCAGTGCTGCGGCCGTAAACTGGATGCCCGTGAATCGTTCGTCCAGTATGACCCATCCCAGGACAAGGGTGAATACCGGGATAAGGTTGATGAAAGCCGAAGTCTGGTTGGCGGGCAGTTTGCTCATGCCGAAATTATATAATCCGTAGGCCCCAAGGGTTATGCAGATACCAAGATAAATGATCATGCCCAGCGCAAGGGGGTCAAAGGTTGTCGGCATGGTTGTGGAGGGCAGGACCAGCAGCGGCAGATAGAATATTGCGCCCATGAAAGCCTGAAACGCGGTCAGGAAAAGGGCCGAGTAGTAGGCGGTCATTTTTTTGAGAATGGTCATGTAGCCCACAGCGCAGCACATGGCCAGAAATTCCAGAAAATTACCGAGTATCGGATTCGGTGCGGAATCTGTTGATTCGGAGCACAGGGAAAGCCATATGCCGCCAGCTACCGCCAGTATGAATCCGGTAAGTGTTTTGCGGCTGAGTCTTTCATTGAGCACGAAGCGTGCCGAGACAGCCATCAGCAACGGCAATGTCGCGCAGATCATACCTGCCTGTGCGGCGGAAGTGTGGAGCAGGGCGTGGCTTTCGAACACAAAGTACATGCACGGTTCGCAAAATGCCATGATTGCCAGCCATTTGAAATCTCCCTTGCGGATAGGCTGCTTTCTGAAGCCGGGAATGAAAAATACAAAGCAGAGGGATGCCAGCATCATCCTGCCGAAAATGACCACGGTAGGATCGTATACAGCCATGGAAATTTTAAGTGCTATGAAGGAGCTGGACCAGAGAAGAACTGCAAGCAGCAAAGCCAGCACCGCAATATATCTGGACAGGAATCTGGACACGGGATCTTCCCTTATATTCCGGTTTTCCGGGTTCGGGCACGTTCGTGTCCGGTTGAAGAATCTGGCTGTTCCCTGCAGGGAAATACTAGGGGTGGAACGGGATTAAGACTTGTAGATTGTCCCGTCAGGATTGAATATGAGTTGTGAAATGCTTTGTCAACGGGATGTTTGTTGCGGATAGCTGAAAAAAACAATCGTTGAAATAAGAAAAACCCGGAAACCTCGCGGCTCCGGGTTTTTCCTTTATATGCGGTGTCGAGCTATCTGCACCATGCGAGGAGGTTGAACGAGGAGTAGCCGTTATCGGGATTTTCAGCGTAACGGCAACCGAGATTTGAGTCGTCGCGCTTATTGATGATGTCCTGATCAGATCCTGCGTAGTGCGGGCATTCATTGTTGTTGCAGACGACAATGACCCCCCAGCCGGATTCCGGAGGAGCAATCCAAGGGGAAAGAGGTTCTCCGCAGTGCGGGCAGGTCCTTTCTTCAAGTTCGACGCCTTTAAAAGTATAAGTCACGATAACTCTCCTTGATCTTTTCCTTGTTTGGTATGGTGTGAATTATTTCACAACTGTATTTAAGTTGTCGTTTGCGACAGTCAAGTCATTTGGCTTCAGATAATTCCCTTAATGCCTTGAAAAGGGCTCTTGAAGCTTTCGGCGGCTTGTTCTGGGCTTTTTCCTTTTTGGCATTGCGCGCCAACTGGGCCAGCCTCTGTCTGTCCGCATCCGGGTAAATTTCCAGCAGTTCGTCAAGGATAGACATGTCTCCCTCGACAAGGGAGTCGCGCCACTTTTCCAGTTGGTGGAATTTTTTGTTGTCCTTCCTGTTGCCGTCCTCAATATCATCAAGGAAGTCGATCAGCGGCCGGGAGTCCATATCCCGCATGAGCTTTCCCAGATATTGTGTCTGCCTGCGTCTTGCTTCATGCGAAGTCATGGAGATGGCATCCAGTACTTCCGTGATGAAATAATCGGGAAGACCGCATTTTTTTACCAGTTCCGGGCTGAGTTTCATCAACCGTTCAGCCAGGTCCTGCAGGGCGATCATGTCCCTTTTTTTCTGTGAGCGGCTCGGGCCGGAGTATTGTTCCTTGTCATCATACAGGTCTTCTGAGTCGTACATATATTGCTGTCCGGGTTGTTTTCGTTTTTATAAGTTCATCATCCACTTTTTTGCTGCACAGCACAAGCCCAGGCTACTTGCTGCGGTTTGTCAACCAAACTCCTGCGATGGTAAGCGTGCCACCTATAACAAGGAACATGTCAACCTGCTCTCCCAGCATTACAACTCCAAGGAAAATAGCAACAACCGGGACAAGGTTTATAAATATCCCTGTCTTTGAAGGTCCTATCTCCCTTATTGCCGAAAAATACCAGCTGAAGCTGAGCCCGGTACCGAGCAGGGCAAGGTACAGGACACATATGTAATCCACAAATGAAGCATTCATCGCTTCGTTTATGAGTCCATGGTACAACGCAGGTCCTATCAGCATAAAGGTGCCGAACAGGCAGGACCAGTATACCGATTCAAGAGCGGAGACTCTTCGAAGCACCGGCTTTCCGGCCAGCGAATAAGTTCCCCAGCTTAATGCGCAGCCGATGATGCACAGGTCTCCGAAATTTGCGCCTTCGGTTAATATGGATACAGGGTTTCCATGGCCTATGATGGTACTGACTCCAAGCAGGGCCAAGACGAACCCTACAGCTTTTCCGGGAGGAAATTTTTCTTTGAATATCAGCGCGGACCCCAGAGCGATGAAGCTCGGGGTGGCTGCGATTATCAATGCGGCCCTTCCTACGGGGACGGTCTTCAGGCCGCTGAAGAAAAGAATATTGTAGAGAAATACCCCGGTGAATCCGAGAAATGCCAACGGCAGAATATCCTTTCTGCTGCATCTGGGCTTGTGGCCTGTTCCTCTGCAGACCAGGAAAAACATGAATACTGTGGCAAAAAGAAAGCGCAGGAATGCTGCCGAGTAAGGGGTCAGATGTCCGGCAAGTGTGCGGCCGGCAATCCATGTTCCGCCCCAGAAAATAACTGATCCAATGAGTTTGAGATAGAGCAGGGTAGTGCTTGGCATATGGCTTAAATATTATTCCTTAGCAGGTTTATGGCGAATTCGGCTGCATCTTCCACAAGCGGGTAGCAAATATTTTCCTTGATACCATCTTTCTGGAATTTTATGCGGTCTCGGTCTTCACGAAAGTCGCATCCGCAAAGTTTGTAACAGTTGGTGCTGCCGAAACGTGTTTCGAACCAGGTGGTGAATTCCTGCGCCAGTGCATAGCAGTAATCCAGGTCCTGTTCCGGGTGCTGCCTTCCATGGAGCAGGCTTATCAGCAGCAGGCTTCCCTGATAGGCGCCGCATGTTCCTGTTGTTCTCGATGTCCCCGAGCAGAAAGCGGTTGCCATGGCCGGAATGGCCGGGTTTTTTATTCCCAATGTCTCGGCACCGGCCAAAAGTATACTTTCGGCACAGAGGTAGCCTTCTTGGAAGTATTCGCGCGCGTTATTTTTTTTCATATTCAGCTCCGTGGAACAGGGTTAATGAATAATATTCTTGCGTGTATGTAAGGCAGAGAGGGAATAAATTGCTTTTTTGCCGGGATTGTCGTAAAAAAAGTTTGGATTGTACGGGAAATTTGCGTTGATAATTGTGCAAATCGAATATTGTTCTCTGTGCTTGCTTTGTTCTGCATAATTACATAATGTACGAACTTAATTCGTCAAGAGTTGCCCGACATCTAAATCACAATCCGGCATTTTGCAATGCAGTAATCCGCGCCTCTGACCTCTGCACTTTTTTACGGTTTTTTGTTGACCGGTTTCGCCGTTATGTCCTGAATGGTGTATTATTCATCATTTTGTACAAAATTGTTTGTATATGACGGATCGGGTTGCAAGAACGTTTGATCTTACCATCAATCAAGTTTGCCCTGCCTGGACAAATCGGTATCTATAAGTTGAAAATTCTGCTATAAATAGAGTTACGCGGTAAATGTTCTTGTGTTAACGTATTTTACTTAATTTTTGTCTTGTTTTTGTGGTTAGCTGTGTGCTTTTGTCTTGACAAAACCTTTAAAATTGAATTTTATTCTTAAAGAGCAATGAGTAAGAGAAAAATTGACGAAACTGATCGTAGAATTCTGACGATACTTCAGAATAGTGGCAGAGTCTCCAATGCTGATATAGCCCGCAAAGTGGGCATGGCTCCTTCGGCAGTGTTGGAAAGAGTGCGTAAGCTTGAGCGCAAGGGCGTGCTGGTGGGCTATGAAGCCATAGTCGATCCAAAAGCTGTGGGCAGATCACTTACCGCCTTTATCTTTGTAAACGTAAACGAAGGTGTCGGTGCAACTTCAACAGGGCTGGCTCTTGCCAAGGTTCCAGGCGTCCTTGAGGTTCACTATTGTGCCGGGCGGGACAGTTATCTGATCAAAGTCCGCTGTGAAGATACCGACGGGCTTGCGATCATGCTGGGACAGATCGGCCGTATTGAAACTGTCCGCGACACCAATTCCACCATTGTTCTGAACACGATCAGGGAATCACGTGCAATTCCTTTGGAAGATGAAGATTTGAATTAGACGCAGACTGGGAAAATTTCCGCGAACAGGGCGGCTGTGGGCAGGTGCTCTAAGCATGCCCCGGGGAAGGTCTTTGATCGGTCTGCAAAATTTATCTTTTGATGAACCATTAAAGATCCAAGGAGAAAAGGTATGAGCGTTGAAATCTCCTCCCTCGACAGCAAGATCATTGATCGCGGAAAACTTTTTTTCAGTTCCATTTCCGGTGAAGCCCCCTCTGTCTTCAACAAGGGCTGGTGGACGGGAAAGGTAATGGACTGGGCCATGCAGAACGAAGAGTTCAAGGTCCAGATGTTTCGTTTTGTGGATGTCCTGCCGTATTTGAACACTTCGGAATCCCTTTCCAGACATATTGAGGAATACTTTGCCGGAGATGACAGCAATATTCCCGACGTTCTCAAGTGGGGAGCCACCAAGACCGGCTTCGGCGGCGGACTTGTCGCCAAGGTTCTCAACAAGACGATCCGTTCGAATATCGAGGGAATGGCCCGGCAGTTCATTATCGGGCAGGAGGCCAAGGAGGCTGTAAAAGGGATCCGCAAGCTCCGCAAGGACGGTTTTGCCTTTGTCCTGGACCTGCTCGGAGAAGCCACTGTTTCGGCTGAAGAGGCCGATGCCTACCGCGAAGGCTACATGGAAGTCCTAAATGCCATTGAGAAGGAATACAGGAAGTGGGACGGACTGGGAACCGGCGGAGAACTTGATTGGGGACATGCCCCGAAAATCAACGTTGCCGTTAAGCCTTCAGCCTTTTACTCCCAGTCCAAACCGGTTGATCTCGAAGGAACAGTCGAGGGCATGATCGCCAGTATCGAACCGGTTTACCGCAAGATAATGGACATGGGCGGATTCATGTGCATCGATATGGAACAGCTCAAGTACAAAGAGCCTACCGTGGAGATGTACAAGCGTCTTCGCAAGAAATATCCCGACTATCCTCATCTGGGAATAGTCTTTCAGGCATATCTCAAAAGTGTCGATAACGATGTGGCTGGATTGATTGCCTGGGCCAGAGATGAAAACCTGCCGATTTCAATCCGGCTGGTAAAAGGGGCCTACTGGGATTCGGAAACGGTAACAGCCAAGCAGAACGACTGGCCTGTTCCGGTCTGGACCCGCAAGCCTGAATCGGACATGGCATACGAGCGCGTGGCCCGTATGATTCTTGAAAATCACGATATCTGCCACTATGCCTGCGCTTCCCACAACATCCGTACCATTTCCGCAATCATGGAAATGGCTCAGGCCATGGGCGTTCCGGAAGACCGGTACGAGTTTCAGGTCCTTTACGGGATGGCGGAGCCGGTGCGCAAGGGGCTTAAAAATGTGGCCAAGCGAGTCCGCCTGTACTGCCCGTACGGTGATCTGATTCCCGGAATGGCTTATCTGGTTCGGCGACTGCTGGAAAATACTGCCAACGAATCATTTCTCAAACAGACCTTTGCTGATGAGGCCGATGTTAATCTCCTTCTTGAAAATCCGGAAAAAACCCTTGAGCGCGAGCTTGCCGCAAAGCCCCGCAGAACCAAGCCGGAAGCCGCTGAAGGGGAGCTGCCGACCTTTATCAACTTCGCCCCGGCCGATTTTACGGTCAAGGAACAGCGCGAAGCCTTTCCCGCAGCCATAGCCCGCTTGCGCAGCAAGCTGGGCAAACGTTATCCGCTCTACATCGGCGGCAGGGAAATTGTAACTGACGATACTCTGGATTCATATAATCCGGCCGATACCTCAGAAATTATCGGGACCGTATGTCAGGCCGGTACTGCCGAAGTGGATCAGGCTGTCGCTGTCGCCCGCGAGGCTTATCTGGACTGGCGCAATGTGGAACCGCGTGAACGGGCTGAATATCTGCTGAAAGCCGCCAATTATCTCAAGGAAAATGTTTATGACCTGTGTGCCATGCAGGTGCTTGAAGTAGGCAAGCAGTGGGATCAGGCTCAGGCCGATATAGGTGAAGCCATAGACTTCATGGAATACTACGCCCGTGAAATGATCCGGCTGGGCGAGCCCCGGCGCATGGGTAAGGCTCCCGGAGAATACTCCCGTTATTTCTATCAGGGTAAAGGGGTGGCTGCGGTTATTGCTCCGTGGAACTTCCCGCTGGCCATCAGCGTGGGTATGGTTTCCGCTGCAATCGTTGCAGGATGTCCGGTTGTGTATAAACCCGCCGGTCTTTCCTCGGCAGTCGGTTTCGGAATTGTCGATATGTTCCGGGCCGCAGGACTTCCCGCCGGTGTTTTCAACTATGTTCCGGGGCGTGGGTCAGTCATGGGCGACCATCTGGTGGACCACCCGGATGTTGCGGTAATCGCATTTACCGGTTCCATGGAAGTGGGGCTGCGTATTCAGGAACGTGCCGCCAAAGTTCATCCCGGGCAGGAACAGTGCAAGAAAGTCATTGCCGAGATGGGAGGTAAGAATGCCATTATCATTGATGACGATGCCGATCTTGACGAAGCCGTGCTGGGCGTGCTTTATGCCGCTTTCGGTTTTCAGGGGCAGAAATGCTCAGCATGTTCCCGGGTAATCGTGCTGGATTCCATCTATGACCGCTTCCTGCACAGGTTGAAGGAAGCCGCCGGCTCCATAAAAATCGGTCCTGCCGAGGACCCGGCCAACTATATGGGCCCTGTTGTGGATGAGGGTGCAAAGCAGAACGTATTGGAGTACTGCCGCATAGCCGAGTCCGAAGGATCGGTTGTCGTCAAACGCGAAGCTGCACCGGAATACCTTGAAAAAGGCTGCTACGCACCGCTGCTCATTGTTGATGGTATCACAAAGGACCACCGTATTGCGCAGGAAGAGGTCTTCGGGCCGGTTCTCGCTGTAATGCGTGCCGGTAACTTCAGTGAGGCCATCGACATTGCCAACGCTACCAAGTTCGGGCTGACCGGGTCAGTATATTCCAGGAGCCCGAAACATCTGGAGCTGGCATCCAGAGAATTTCGGGTCGGCAACCTCTACCTCAATAAACCGAGTGTCGGGGCTTTGGTGGAACGGCATGCGTTCGGCGGATTCAAGATGTCCGGCGTGGGTTCCAAGTCGGGCGGTCCCGATTACCTGCTGCAGTTCATGGATCCAAGAATAGTCTGCGAAAATACCATTCGGCGTGGATTCACTCCCATTTCCGATGATGATGACTGGGTCGAATAAATCCGATTGCCTACTCCTTTTAATGTAACAAAAACCCCCGGCAGGATTTTTTCCTCGCCGGGGGTTTTCGTATTTGTCTTATTCGTAATTTTCGTTTGTTACAGATATTTTTTCTTTTGGATAGGGTGCTGACCGAAAACTGAATGTGTCAGCCTATGTTAAGAAAAAATAATTCCTGTTTTGATGAAAGAGATATAATCTGTTCATCAATGCACCTGTAATAAGCTGATATTCTTTACAGCATGAAGATGAGAACCTGGATCAGGCCGATGAGGAAACCAAGTACTCCGCCGATCACTTCGATAAATTTGAATTCCTTTTTCATTATGGAGAAAAGGATTGCCTCAAGTTGTTCCATGGAAAAACATTCAACCTTGTCCTGAACCAGACATTTGAAATCCAGTGAACACTCAAGTTGGGACGAAGTGGTTTCAATGAGTTTAGGCAGCATTTCATCAAGTTCTTTGGAGAGCATTCCCTTGACAGTTTTCATTGTTTCGTCATTCAGAAACATTCCTACCATCGGATGCAGGCTTGTCAGCCGTTCACGAAAGAAAACGTCCAGATAATCCAGAACAACTTCCTTGTGGCTGTCTATGAACTTAGGGTCATGAATGACATTTTTTATATCTGTATGAGAGATGAGTTCGCGTTCTATCATCTCGCCGAGACGGGCTGCCAGTTCTTTCTGTCGTTTGGGAAATATGCCCTGAATTGTAAACGGACCTATTTTTATAGGATGATGCGGGTGGAAAAGCATTTTTACAGCAAGATAGTTGGTGAACCACCCGATGAGAGCGCAGATTACAGGTGAGAGCAGCAGCTTTATTGTTATCATTATTCTATAAACCTCTTGTTGTTGTAGTAGTTCTCCGTGATACGGAAACGCGGTGACATAGTTGTCTAAAATGATGAAAAGAGCAAGTAAATACAATGCAATGTCGTATATATTATGTATTGTGCCTTGTTTTAATGATGCAAAATCGTAACCTAAGTGTAAAAATGCTTGATTAGTTGTAAAATCAGTGTAATATGCGTTTTCTGCATTGGGGGAATCAATCACTGGAGGGGAGTTGTGAGTAGGTTTCCTGATACTGAAGATACAGTAGAGTATGGTCAATTGAAGAAAGCATACGAAGAATTAAAGAAGTTGACTTTGGAAAAGTGCCCCGAATGCGGACAGGTCCGGTTTCGGGATCTTTTCGATGGAGCTGCTTCAGCCATTGCCGTTCTGGACTCTCTGGGGAATGTCCTTTGCATTAACAATGCCTTCCGGGATTTGAGCGGTTATGCTTCAAGTGAAATCATTGGTCAACCTTTGTGCCAAATTGTAACTAAATCTGGCGATACCGAGGGGCGTGAATTTCTGGAAAATATTTTCAGTACTCCGGATTTACGTTCGAATCTGAGTATGCCCATCGTTGATAGACATCAGGAACAGCATTACGTGGACCTGAGCATAGCTAATGTCGACATCGGTTCCGGGCAGCGGAACAGCATCTGTATTTTTTCGGATGTGACCAGTGAACGTGAAAACGAGATGCGGCGAGAAGAACTCATCGAGGAGCTGATGGAAGCCAAGGAACTGCAGGAGGACAACTCCGCAAGGCTGACCATGCTGCTGCACGAACTGGACGAAAAGAATCTGGAGCTTGAAACGGAAGTTGCGGAAAGGAAAAAAGCGGAAGCTCTGCTGCGGGAAAGTGAGGAACGGTTCAAAAATCTGAGCATTACCGATCAGCTGACAGGGCTTTTCAACCGGCGGCATATGGTGGACGTTGCTGAAAGGGAAGTTTCCGTCAGCAATAAGATGAACAGCCCGCTCAGCTTTATCCTCATGGATATTGACGATTTCAAGGTATACAATGATACCTACGGCCATGCAGCCGGGGATGTTGTGCTCGCACGTGTAGGACGCATAATTCGCGAAACCGTGAGGGATACGGACCTTGCATTTCGTTATGGCGGAGAGGAATTTCTAATTGTATTGCCTGTAACTGACGGCCCTACTGCAATGCAGCTGGCCGAGGAAATACGAAAAGCCGTTTCAAGAGAGAGATATTATCCTGCCGGAAACGGAGTTGTTCAGAAGACCATGAGTATAGGCGTTGCGCAGTATCTCATCGGTGAGCCGCTGGAAAAAGTGCTCAAACGGGCAGATGACAATATGTACAAGTCGAAAATTCGCGGCAAGAACAAGGTATATTTTTCCTGTGAGACAGGAGATTCACAGTTCGGTTAAAACCTTTGTTTTGTCGTACGGAGCATTTTTACCTATTTTTTTGCAACCGTTTCGGAAAGATCCCTCTCCAACTCGGTGAATATTTCTTTTGCCCCGCAGTTCAGTGCAGAGACAAGAGTTTTCGCTTCTGTGTCTTTCAGTTCAATTGCCCGGCTGAAGTTTCGTGAGTAAATTATCGGCAGGCCGGGATTTTCATTATCCAGCAGGAAAAACTGCATTTTCAGTATCGCCTTGTGCGGATCGCTTGAGTAATCCCCGTAAATTGCGTTTACGACCCCTTCAAGAATAAGGTTTCCGGTCCCCATGCTTTCCGGCCCCAGTACATTGGCGAAGAGTCCTGAATCAGACATCCAGGAGTGCAGCTCCTGAGTCATCATGGCTGCCGGGGTGATGAAAAACGCGTTGTAGTAATCCGATTCAAATGAGTTTGGTCCTGTTTTGTAGACCAGATTTCTGTCTTCATACCTTGGGGATATCTTTACCCTGCGGATAGTAAGGTTTGTGGTTGATTCCGGTTTCTTCGGTTCCGCCTTGTCCCTTGGAATATCAATGGTGAAGTATTTACGTTCCAGAGACGGGCGTTCAAGCTTTACGCACCCTGAGATGGCCGTTATGCCGAGTATCAGAAGCAGGACTGCTGCTTTTTGCAGTATATTTGAATTACCTAAATAATCTCTCATGTTCATCTCCATTCTAAGATATATCCGGCTCGGTAAAGTTGCCATTTTGCCTTGCGATTTATCCATCGCAGTCGTTTTCATACCTGATTGAATTATCTTTTTACACCCGGCGTCATGATTTATCCATACGGTGGTTCTGGAACCTTCGTATATGTGTCCCGTTTGGCCGTCCCCGGCACACCCGGACGGGCCTTCGGCTATTTAACATGACCTTTTCTGGGCGGTTCACCGAAAAGAACACCTGACGGATACTGTCTGGCCTCGTTGCTGAGTTCCCGCAGATTTTCTACCAGACGCCGCACGTTATCCAGTATGGAATCTATGTTGCCCTGCTGACCGGCCACGGTCATATTCACCCGCGAAAGAGTGCTTTCAAAGCGCACAGCAGCAGCCTTTATCCTGTCCGAAGCATCGCTGATATTGTTGAGCGTTTTGGAAAGATCGGTAAGAGTCTGCTTGGTCTGGTTGCTGTTGATATATGTTTCCATCCCCCCGACAACATTTTTGGCGCTTGCCGAGGCAATGCGGATGTCATGCAGTGCCATAACAATATCTCCGGAAGAACTATCCATAACCTTGCGCAGGTTGGCGGCGGATGCGGCCACGTCCGGCATGAGAGTGTCAATCTCCGGCGCTGCGAGCAACTGGTTGATCCTGGTCATGAATTTTTCGGTCTGTGCAAGGGTTCCGGTCAGTTTCTTGCTTATGGCCCCTGCATCGGAACTCTCAAGGAATTTGGAGAGGCTCTGGGCTACTGAGCGGACATCTTCCACCGCTTCGGAAATCTTGGCCTGGTTGATGTCTTCAAGAGTTTCGCTGATAGACGCAACTGCTCCTTCAACCCTGCTGAGCATGGACGGGGCGGAGGGGACATATATATTTTCCGGTTTCCAGGTTATTTTCAGCGGGTGATTTTTGGTCGGGTCCACATAGTCTATTTCCAGAAAAAGCTGTCCGGTCAGCCCTAGAGATACTGTTCGAGCACGCAGCCCCAGTTTTATCTCTTTGTTGAGATACTTCATGATGTCATTTACTTCTTTGCTCTTGAACATTTCATGGGTTATTTCACCCTGAACGTACACGTAGCGCATGTCCGTCTGGTCCATCTTTGTATAATGGTCGGTGACAAATCCTATTTCGCTTACCGAGCCGATCTTGACTCCTCGGAATTTTATGGGGGAGCCTATTTCCAGTCCGTTTACGGATTCGTTGAGGTATGTTTCCATTTTTACCGAGTGCTGGAATATCTTCCCTGCACCCAGAATCGCCAGAACCACGACCAACAGCATGGTACCGATGATTATGAAGAGTCCCACTCTGAACGGGTTGGTTTTGCGACTCATATTTTCTCCGTCGTTAATGAGGATTTTTCGTCTCTGGTTTTAATATCGCGCAGGAAGAAGCTGCGGACGATAGGGTGGTCCGATTCATCGCGGAGTTTTCTCGGGTCTCCTTCTGCGATGATTCCTTTAGTGCTTTTGTCGAGCATTATTACCCTGTCCGCAATGGAAAAGATGGATTGCAGTTCGTGGGTGACGATTACAAAGGTCACGCCCAGCGATCGGGAAAGGTTGCGGATAAGCTCGTCCAGTTCCGCGGAGGTAATGGGGTCAAGGCCGGCGGAAGGTTCATCAAGAAATAGAATTTTCGGATCAAGGGCCATGGCTCTTGCTATGGCTCCGCGCTTGAGCATTCCGCCTGATAGCTCGGAAGGCATTTTGTCTGCGGACGCTTCCAGTCCCACAAGGGAAAGCTTCATGCGGGCAGTGTAGTCCATGGCCTCGCGAGGCATGGAAGTGAATTCTTCAAGCGGCAGGCGGACATTTTCCAGGAG
This window harbors:
- a CDS encoding ATP-binding cassette domain-containing protein, producing the protein MTGKTENIITVSNLTCAYGESVVIDNISFGVQEGEIFIILGGSGCGKSTVLKHMIGLYPPANGTILIEGDDIGSAWGNKRLDILRRIGVMYQMGALFGSMTLLENVRLPLEEFTSMPREAMDYTARMKLSLVGLEASADKMPSELSGGMLKRGAIARAMALDPKILFLDEPSAGLDPITSAELDELIRNLSRSLGVTFVIVTHELQSIFSIADRVIMLDKSTKGIIAEGDPRKLRDESDHPIVRSFFLRDIKTRDEKSSLTTEKI